The Oncorhynchus nerka isolate Pitt River linkage group LG12, Oner_Uvic_2.0, whole genome shotgun sequence genome includes a region encoding these proteins:
- the LOC115139024 gene encoding homeobox protein Nkx-2.1-like, with protein sequence MSMSPRHTTPFSVSDILSPLEESYKKVSMENNNLGSPLASYRQPQVSQAMMQQHHMGHNGTVSAAYHMTATGVSQLSHTAMGGYCNGNLGNMSDLTPYQDGMRGSATAAGWYGANTDPRFSTISRFMGSSSGMNMGSMGSLGSLVDVGKGMGPLSSTPRRKRRVLFSQAQVYELERRFKQQKYLSAPEREHLASMIHLTPTQVKIWFQNHRYKMKRQAKDKVSQQQMQQDSSSCQQHSPRRVAVPVLVKDGKPCQGSAHTPTTTVQAHHQQGANVMIMSSNGSGLGQHQSQHVGSADHSPDLAQHSASPPSLQTQVAGLSHLNSSSAEYGTALQCSALLYGRTW encoded by the exons ATGTCGATGAGCCCTAGGCATACGACTCCTTTTTCTGTTTCCGATATCTTGAGTCCTCTTGAGGAGAGCTACAAGAAAGTAAGTATGGAGAATAACAACTTGGGGTCACCTCTCGCGTCGTACCGGCAGCCGCAGGTGTCTCAGGCGATGATGCAGCAGCACCACATGGGCCATAACGGGACGGTGTCCGCGGCATACCATATGACTGCGACGGGGGTGTCCCAGCTGTCACACACCGCAATGGGGGGCTACTGTAACGGCAACCTGGGGAACATGAGCGACCTGACGCCCTACCAGGACGGCATGAGAGGCAGCGCCACGGCCGCTGGCTGGTACGGAGCCAACACAGACCCGCGATTCTCCACGA TCTCGCGCTTCATGGGCTCTTCTTCGGGCATGAACATGGGCAGTATGGGCAGCCTTGGCTCGCTAGTAGACGTGGGGAAAGGCATGGGCCCGCTCTCGAGCACCCCGAGAAGGAAGAGGCGCGTGCTGTTCTCTCAGGCTCAGGTCTACGAGCTCGAGCGGCGATTCAAACAACAGAAGTACCTATCGGCGCCTGAGAGAGAACACCTGGCGAGCATGATCCACCTCACCCCGACCCAGGTCAAAATCTGGTTTCAGAACCACCGATATAAAATGAAGAGGCAAGCGAAGGACAAAGTGTCACAGCAGCAGATGCAACAGGACAGTAGTTCCTGTCAGCAGCATTCCCCTCGGCGGGTGGCTGTGCCTGTGTTAGTGAAAGACGGCAAGCCATGCCAAGGCAGTGCCCACACTCCCACCACTACTGTCCAGGCCCACCACCAACAAGGTGCCAATGTTATGATCATGTCCAGTAACGGTTCAGGCCTAGGTCAGCACCAGAGCCAACATGTGGGTAGTGCAGATCACTCTCCAGACCTAGCACAACACTCCGCCAGCCCACCGTCTCTCCAGACCCAGGTAGCCGGCCTCTCTCACCTGAACTCCTCCAGCGCCGAGTACGGGACGGCCCTGCAGTGCTCTGCTCTGTTATATGGCAGGACATGGTGA